A window of the Arthrobacter sp. Marseille-P9274 genome harbors these coding sequences:
- a CDS encoding catalase, translating into MSTNSTPANEIPIPGVPGVEPPALAEPTEPHEPLPPKPDQDAPETVTPTGVPTGAQKSLHSQSGSWLTTAQGARLYETDHSLKAGARGPSLLQDHHLREKIMHFDHERIPERVVHARGAGAHGTFVANGAAAGVTKAGFLASGVETPVFVRFSTVVGSRGSADTVRDTRGFATKFYTDEGTFDLVGNNIPVFFIQDGIKFPDVIHAAKPHPDREIPQAQSAHDTFWDFVSLHTEAQAHTMWFMADRGIPRSYRTMEGFGVHTFRLQNAAGETTLVKFHWKPKQGVHSLVWEEALMINGTDPDFHRRDLADAIEAGAFPEWELGIQTFPDTPDETFEGIDLLDPTKIVPEELAPVQVVGTMTLNANPTNFFAETEQVAFHPGHLVPGIDVTNDALLQARLFSYLDTQLTRLGGPNFAQIPINRPHAPVNDMFRDGFHQMAVHAGAAPYRPNSIDGGCPFLAGEDMSAYIEVPQELPASAKKREKPASFDDHFSQARLFYLSLAPVEQEHVAQAYTFELGKCYEENIRKRQLQALANIDADLCAKVAAGLGLEAPAPTVELGDPEPSAALSQLRGSWPLAGRTVGIIADEYSDQDALATAREAIHAGGMVPLIIAPHGGKLPGGLPVQRTYLTARSVEFDAVVVAGSAKPAPDASPGLDAKAGDPSGYPGVDPRVTLLLAEAYRHCKPIGGWDSAGQALAAASVPEDAAGVVLGSGPQVLERMAELLSKHRVWERFPAGAEQGTLR; encoded by the coding sequence ATGTCAACGAACAGCACGCCGGCCAACGAAATCCCCATTCCGGGAGTGCCGGGGGTGGAACCGCCCGCGCTCGCCGAGCCGACCGAGCCACACGAGCCGCTGCCGCCCAAGCCGGACCAGGATGCGCCGGAGACGGTCACGCCCACCGGTGTTCCGACCGGCGCGCAAAAATCGCTGCACAGCCAGAGCGGTTCCTGGCTGACCACGGCGCAGGGGGCCCGGCTGTACGAGACGGACCATTCCCTGAAGGCCGGGGCCCGCGGGCCGAGCCTGCTGCAGGACCACCACCTGCGCGAGAAGATCATGCACTTCGACCACGAGCGGATCCCGGAGCGCGTGGTCCACGCCCGCGGCGCCGGCGCGCACGGCACGTTCGTGGCCAACGGCGCGGCCGCCGGGGTGACGAAGGCAGGCTTCCTGGCGTCCGGCGTCGAGACCCCCGTCTTTGTCCGCTTCTCCACGGTGGTGGGTTCCCGCGGCTCCGCCGACACGGTCCGCGACACCCGTGGCTTCGCCACCAAGTTCTACACGGACGAGGGCACCTTCGACCTGGTCGGCAACAACATCCCGGTGTTCTTCATCCAGGACGGCATCAAGTTCCCGGACGTCATCCACGCGGCGAAACCGCATCCGGACCGGGAGATCCCGCAGGCACAGAGCGCGCACGACACGTTCTGGGATTTCGTCTCGTTGCACACCGAGGCGCAGGCGCACACCATGTGGTTCATGGCGGACCGCGGCATCCCGCGCTCGTACCGGACCATGGAGGGCTTCGGCGTGCACACCTTCCGGCTGCAGAACGCCGCCGGCGAGACCACGTTGGTGAAGTTCCACTGGAAGCCGAAGCAGGGCGTGCACTCGCTGGTCTGGGAGGAGGCGCTGATGATCAACGGCACCGACCCGGACTTCCACCGGCGGGACCTGGCGGATGCGATCGAGGCCGGCGCCTTCCCCGAGTGGGAGCTGGGCATCCAGACGTTCCCGGACACCCCGGACGAGACATTCGAGGGGATCGACCTGCTGGATCCGACCAAGATCGTGCCCGAGGAACTGGCGCCGGTGCAGGTCGTCGGCACCATGACCCTCAATGCGAACCCCACGAACTTCTTCGCGGAGACCGAGCAGGTGGCGTTCCACCCCGGCCACCTGGTGCCCGGCATCGACGTGACCAACGATGCCCTGCTGCAGGCCCGGCTGTTCTCCTACCTGGACACGCAGCTCACACGGCTGGGCGGGCCGAACTTCGCGCAGATCCCGATCAACCGGCCGCATGCCCCGGTCAACGACATGTTCCGCGACGGTTTCCACCAGATGGCGGTGCACGCGGGGGCGGCGCCGTACCGGCCCAACTCGATCGACGGCGGCTGTCCCTTCCTCGCGGGCGAGGACATGAGTGCCTACATCGAGGTCCCGCAGGAACTGCCGGCCTCGGCCAAGAAGCGCGAGAAGCCGGCGAGCTTCGACGACCACTTCAGCCAGGCGCGGCTCTTCTACCTTTCGCTGGCGCCGGTCGAGCAGGAACACGTGGCGCAGGCCTACACGTTCGAACTGGGCAAGTGCTACGAGGAGAACATCCGCAAGCGGCAGCTGCAGGCCCTGGCGAACATCGACGCCGACCTTTGCGCGAAGGTCGCCGCCGGGTTGGGGCTCGAGGCGCCCGCGCCGACCGTGGAGCTCGGCGACCCGGAGCCCAGCGCCGCGCTGTCGCAGCTGCGCGGAAGCTGGCCGCTGGCCGGCAGGACCGTGGGCATCATCGCGGACGAATACAGCGACCAGGATGCGCTGGCGACGGCGCGCGAGGCCATCCACGCCGGCGGCATGGTTCCGCTGATCATCGCCCCGCACGGCGGCAAGCTCCCCGGCGGACTGCCGGTCCAGCGGACTTACTTGACGGCGCGCTCGGTGGAGTTCGACGCCGTGGTGGTCGCCGGATCCGCCAAGCCGGCACCGGACGCTTCGCCGGGGCTGGACGCCAAGGCCGGAGATCCCTCGGGCTACCCCGGGGTCGACCCGCGGGTCACCCTGCTGCTGGCCGAGGCGTACCGGCACTGCAAGCCGATCGGCGGGTGGGACAGCGCCGGCCAGGCACTGGCCGCAGCCTCCGTACCGGAGGACGCCGCCGGCGTCGTACTGGGCAGCGGTCCGCAGGTGCTGGAGCGGATGGCGGAACTGCTGTCCAAGCACCGGGTCTGGGAGCGGTTCCCGGCCGGCGCCGAGCAAGGGACGCTCCGCTAA